The Humulus lupulus chromosome 3, drHumLupu1.1, whole genome shotgun sequence genome window below encodes:
- the LOC133824064 gene encoding protein FAR1-RELATED SEQUENCE 5-like produces MTSYENGFEAEQEDTKSLSSEHEVDPAGGTRLEETNDEDVPEDNVECGINEEWTEPDIAQWRCLLQFLDIDKEPEHIQFSDFEGKEFVDYQLFGDCLAFDSTYKTNRYRKPIVILLGSNNHDKTCVFGAALLDNETSTTYDWVLETFLECMGGKMSSAVLTDGCKAINKALDNIMPGVPHRIFSWHILKNAMHHVHNIAFHQELKKFIFRYYKEEEWEDNWKVTVNKYRLTGNAWVEAQYGTRKQWADTFLRGIYFGGATATGRYESMNAFLKRDLQNKIPLWMFIRHFDHALSMLHFNEMKEHYKTNLTEPVLNQTTMPCVEDEIASIFTREFLQG; encoded by the exons TACAAAATCCTTATCTTCTGAACATGAAGTAGACCCTGCTGGGGGAACACGTTTGGAAGAGACAaatgatgaagatgtaccagaagACAATGTTGAATGTGGCATTAACGAAGAATGGACCGAACCTGATATTGCGCAATGGAGGTGCTTGCTTCAATTTTTGGATATTGACAAAGAACCAGAACATATTCAATTTTCGGACTTCGAAGGGAAGGAGTTT GTTGATTACCAATTATTTGGCGATTGTTTGGCTTTTGATTCTACTTACAAAACCAATag GTACAGAAAGCCAATAGTAATACTACTTGGGTCTAATAATCATGACAAAACGTGTGTGTTTGGAGCTGCACTTCTTGATAATGAGACTTCGACCACATATGATTGGGTATTGGAAACATTTTTAGAGTGCATGGGTGGTAAGATGTCGTCAGCAGTTTTGACGGACGGTTGCAAAGCAATCAACAAAGCACTGGATAATATTATGCCTGGTGTTCCACATCGTATTTTCTCATGGCACATACTAAAAAATGCAATGCACCATGTACACAATATAGCATTCcatcaagaattgaagaaatttaTTTTCAG gtATTACAAGGAGGAAGAATGGGAGGATAATTGGAAAGTGACTgtgaataaatatagattgacAGGAAATGCATGGGTGGAAGCACAATATGGCACAAGAAAGCAGTGGGCAGATACTTTTCTTCGTGGTATTTATTTTGGTGGAGCTACTGCTACCGGTAGATACGAATCTATGAATGCATTCTTGAAAAGAGATTTGCAAAATAAAATACCATTGTGGATGTTTATACGACACTTTGACCATGCTTTATCTATGTTACATTTCAACGAGATGAAAGAACACTACAAAACTAATTTGACTGAACCGGTTTTGAACCAGACAACTATGCCGTGTGTGGAGGATGAAATTGCTTCAATTTTCACAAGGGAATTTTTACAAGGATAA